One genomic window of Cannabis sativa cultivar Pink pepper isolate KNU-18-1 chromosome 2, ASM2916894v1, whole genome shotgun sequence includes the following:
- the LOC115719238 gene encoding L-ascorbate oxidase produces the protein MGSSPQARGLMGALMVRSLILLSLLAGAVVGGRNQVRHYNFDVEYVFGAPDCKEHVVMGINGQFPGPTIRAKAGDTVVVHLTNKLHTEGVVIHWHGIRQLGTPWADGTASISQCAINPGEVFTYRFLVDKPGTYFYHGHYGMQRSAGLYGSLIVDVAEGEREPFHYDGELNLLLSDWWHQSVHEQEVGLSSAPMRWIGEPQSLLLNGRGQYNCSLAAQYSNSSSKQCKLRGGEKCAPMIMNVQPKKTYRLRIASTTALASLNLAIGNHKMLVVEADGNYVQPFLVDDLDIYSGESYSVLITTNQNPKNNYWVSVGVRGREPKTPQGLTLLNYLPNSASKLPVSPPPVTPRWDDYNHSKTFSKSVLARMGSPKPPRFYNRRMILLNTQNMINGHTKWAINNVSLVLPATPYLGSVKFLLNHTFDQRSPPESYPANYDIMKPPVNTNTTTSSGVYRLKFKSTVDVILQNTNAIKANVSEIHPWHLHGHDFWVLGYGEGKFSKNDEKKLNLKNPPLRNTAVIFPYGWTALRFVADNRGVWAFHCHIEPHLHMGMGVIFDIEGRFVRGIPSEALACGATGRMMTKDGKYH, from the exons atgggtTCAAGTCCTCAGGCCAGAGGACTGATGGGAGCGTTAATGGTACGCTCCTTGATTCTGTTATCCCTTCTGGCCGGGGCAGTTGTTGGTGGTCGAAATCAGGTTCGACACTACAACTTCGATGTTGAGTACGTTTTTGGGGCACCAGATTGTAAGGAGCACGTGGTGATGGGCATCAATGGCCAGTTTCCAGGGCCTACTATTAGGGCAAAGGCAGGCGACACTGTCGTCGTTCACCTCACTAACAAGCTCCACACCGAGGGCGTAGTCATCCATTGGCATGGAATTAGACag TTGGGTACTCCTTGGGCAGATGGTACAGCCTCAATCTCCCAGTGTGCTATCAACCCTGGGGAAGTATTTACTTATAGATTCCTAGTTGataag CCGGGAACATACTTTTACCATGGACACTACGGAATGCAAAGATCAGCAGGGCTATACGGGTCATTAATTGTTGACGTGGCAGAAGGAGAGAGGGAGCCCTTCCACTACGATGGCGAGCTCAACCTTTTACTCAGCGATTGGTGGCACCAAAGTGTTCACGAGCAAGAGGTTGGTCTCTCTTCGGCGCCAATGCGTTGGATCGGTGAACCGCAG AGCTTGTTACTGAATGGTAGAGGACAATATAACTGCTCATTGGCAGCGCAATATAGCAACTCCTCCTCTAAGCAGTGCAAGTtaaggggtggagaaaagtgcGCACCCATGATTATGAACGTGCAACCAAAAAAGACATACAGGCTAAGAATCGCTAGTACCACTGCACTAGCTTCCCTCAACTTGGCAATTGGG AATCACAAAATGTTGGTAGTGGAAGCAGATGGAAACTATGTGCAACCATTCTTAGTGGATGATTTGGACATTTATTCAGGGGAAAGTTACTCAGTCCTAATAACCACAAATCAAAACCCTAAAAACAATTACTGGGTCTCAGTTGGAGTTAGAGGGAGAGAACCAAAGACCCCACAAGGTCTAACCCTCTTAAATTACCTCCCAAATTCAGCATCAAAACTCCCCGTTTCACCTCCACCAGTAACACCAAGATGGGATGATTATAACCACAGTAAAACCTTTTCAAAAAGCGTGTTGGCCCGAATGGGATCCCCAAAACCTCCAAGATTTTACAACCGTAGGATGATCCTCCTCAACACACAAAACATGATCAACGGTCACACGAAGTGGGCCATAAACAATGTCTCTTTAGTACTACCAGCCACCCCATATTTGGGCTCAGTCAAATTTTTACTGAACCATACATTTGATCAGAGGAGCCCACCAGAAAGCTACCCTGCCAATTATGACATCATGAAGCCACCTGTCAACACCAACACAACAACTAGCAGTGGGGTCTACAGGCTCAAATTCAAATCAACAGTGGATGTTATACTCCAAAACACGAATGCTATAAAAGCCAATGTTAGCGAAATTCACCCGTGGCACTTGCACGGCCATGACTTTTGGGTTTTGGGTTACGGAGAAGGTAAGTTTTCGAAGAATGATGAGAAAAAGCTTAACCTAAAGAACCCGCCTTTAAGAAACACGGCTGTGATTTTCCCTTACGGATGGACTGCCCTTCGATTTGTGGCGGACAATCGTGGAGTTTGGGCTTTCCATTGCCATATTGAGCCTCATTTGCATATGGGTATGGGAGTGATTTTTGATATTGAAGGTCGTTTTGTTAGGGGCATACCTAGTGAGGCTCTTGCTTGTGGTGCCACTGGGAGAATGATGACCAAAGATGGCAAGTATCATTAA